Proteins encoded in a region of the Pseudomonas sp. GOM7 genome:
- the rapZ gene encoding RNase adapter RapZ codes for MRLIIVSGRSGSGKSTALDVLEDNGFYCIDNLPASLLPDLAERFLPQSDLMLPQVAVSIDARNLLSQLRRFPELLDEVHKRGIRCEVLYLDAEDDTLLKRFSETRRRHPLTNDNRSLAEAIAYESQLLAPIIDLADLKIDTTRLNLYQLRDTLKLRLLGQTQSGTAFLVESFGFKRGMPVDADLVFDARCLPNPYWKPELRDFSGLDQPVIDYLAAQPEVEDMYQDILTYLEKWLPRFAASNRAYVTIAIGCTGGHHRSVYLAARLSEALKHSLKNVQVRHRDLS; via the coding sequence ATGCGCCTGATCATCGTCAGCGGTCGCTCCGGCTCCGGCAAGAGCACTGCCCTCGATGTACTCGAAGACAACGGTTTCTACTGCATCGATAACCTGCCGGCCAGCCTGCTGCCGGATCTGGCCGAACGCTTCCTGCCGCAGAGCGATCTGATGCTGCCTCAGGTCGCGGTATCCATCGATGCGCGCAACCTGCTCAGCCAGCTACGGCGCTTTCCCGAACTGCTCGACGAAGTGCACAAGCGCGGTATTCGCTGCGAGGTGCTCTACCTCGACGCCGAAGACGACACCCTGCTCAAGCGTTTCTCGGAAACCCGTCGGCGCCACCCGCTGACCAACGACAACCGCTCACTGGCAGAAGCCATCGCTTACGAAAGCCAGTTGCTGGCGCCGATCATCGACCTGGCCGACCTGAAGATCGACACCACGCGCCTGAACCTCTACCAGTTGCGCGACACCCTCAAGCTGCGCCTGCTCGGGCAAACCCAGAGCGGCACGGCCTTTCTCGTCGAATCCTTCGGTTTCAAGCGTGGCATGCCGGTCGATGCCGACCTGGTGTTCGACGCCCGCTGCCTGCCCAACCCCTACTGGAAGCCGGAGCTGCGCGACTTCTCCGGTCTCGATCAGCCGGTCATTGACTACCTGGCCGCGCAGCCGGAGGTCGAAGATATGTATCAGGACATCCTCACCTACCTGGAGAAGTGGCTGCCGCGCTTCGCCGCCAGCAACCGCGCCTACGTGACCATCGCCATCGGCTGCACGGGTGGACACCATCGTTCGGTGTACCTGGCCGCACGCCTGAGCGAAGCCCTCAAGCATTCGTTGAAGAACGTCCAGGTTCGCCACCGCGACCTCAGCTAA
- a CDS encoding HPr family phosphocarrier protein produces the protein MPIREVTIINKLGLHARAAAKFVGVASQYPCQVRIGRSSDSLVDGKSIMAVMMLAAGKGTPVHLHTEGEQDEAAMQALIALIDNYFDEGE, from the coding sequence ATGCCAATCCGCGAAGTCACCATCATCAACAAACTCGGCCTGCACGCTCGTGCTGCCGCCAAATTCGTCGGTGTTGCCAGCCAGTACCCCTGCCAGGTGCGTATCGGCCGTAGCAGCGACAGCCTGGTGGACGGCAAGAGCATCATGGCGGTGATGATGCTGGCGGCCGGCAAAGGCACCCCGGTGCATCTGCACACCGAGGGCGAGCAGGACGAAGCGGCCATGCAGGCGCTGATCGCGCTGATCGACAACTATTTCGACGAGGGCGAATAA
- a CDS encoding ZIP family metal transporter, whose product MRVTQAVALGRNGRIFRYLLGGTILFCGGLLLLIQALVLLDQSAQPRLLQALQAGLLCASGTALGALPVLCMGNLSARMRDRLLGFGAGVMLAATVFSLLVPALEVAREQGFSAWGAGALASIGVLLGVVAMHLLGRRLAQRQGEQSLASGLVLFVIAITAHNVPEGMAVGVAAGAGLSGAQGLAIGIALQDMPEGLIVALGLASAGMARGKAVLIGVASGLVEPLFAVLCAWLVGISQLLLPWGLALAAGAMLFVVIHEVVPESQREGHGSEACLALTAGFCLMMVLDTALA is encoded by the coding sequence ATGCGCGTGACGCAGGCTGTTGCGCTTGGCCGTAATGGCCGCATCTTCCGCTACCTGCTGGGTGGCACCATCCTGTTCTGTGGTGGCCTGCTGCTGCTGATCCAGGCCCTGGTGCTGCTCGACCAGAGCGCGCAACCTCGTCTGCTGCAAGCGCTGCAGGCTGGCCTGCTGTGCGCTTCCGGCACGGCCCTGGGGGCCTTGCCGGTGTTGTGCATGGGCAACTTGTCCGCACGCATGCGTGACAGGCTGCTGGGCTTCGGCGCCGGGGTGATGCTGGCGGCCACGGTGTTTTCCCTGCTGGTGCCAGCACTCGAGGTGGCCAGGGAACAAGGCTTCTCGGCCTGGGGCGCGGGCGCTCTGGCCAGTATCGGCGTGTTGCTCGGGGTGGTTGCCATGCACCTGTTGGGGCGCCGCCTGGCGCAACGGCAAGGTGAGCAGAGCCTGGCCTCCGGGCTCGTCCTGTTCGTCATCGCCATCACCGCACACAACGTGCCCGAAGGCATGGCGGTCGGCGTCGCCGCTGGTGCAGGCTTGAGTGGTGCGCAGGGGTTGGCCATCGGCATTGCCCTGCAGGACATGCCCGAGGGATTGATCGTGGCACTGGGCCTGGCCAGCGCTGGCATGGCGCGCGGCAAGGCGGTGCTGATCGGTGTGGCCTCGGGCCTGGTGGAACCGTTGTTCGCGGTGCTCTGCGCCTGGTTGGTGGGCATCTCGCAGCTACTGCTGCCCTGGGGCCTGGCGTTGGCAGCGGGGGCGATGCTGTTCGTGGTGATCCATGAAGTCGTGCCCGAGTCGCAGCGCGAAGGGCATGGCAGCGAAGCCTGCCTGGCCCTGACCGCAGGCTTCTGCCTGATGATGGTGCTGGATACGGCCCTGGCGTAG
- a CDS encoding superoxide dismutase — MPHSLPALPYAYDALEPHIDAQTMEIHHSKHHQTYINNLNAALQGSEYEEVPVETLLRELAELPEALHAAVINQGGGHANHSLFWTVMSPSGGGEPSGELAAAIDSQLGGFAAFKEAFTKAALSRFGSGWAWLSLTPEKRLAVESSANQDSPLMHGNTPILGLDVWEHAYYLRYQNRRPEYIGAFYHVIDWDEVARRYRQAMG, encoded by the coding sequence ATGCCGCACAGTCTGCCAGCCCTGCCTTATGCCTACGACGCCCTGGAACCGCACATCGATGCGCAGACCATGGAGATCCACCACAGCAAGCATCATCAGACCTACATCAACAACCTCAATGCCGCGCTGCAGGGCAGCGAGTACGAGGAGGTGCCGGTGGAAACCCTGCTGCGCGAACTGGCTGAGCTGCCCGAAGCGCTGCATGCAGCGGTGATCAATCAGGGCGGTGGGCATGCCAACCACAGCCTGTTCTGGACGGTCATGTCGCCCAGTGGTGGCGGTGAGCCGAGTGGCGAGCTGGCTGCGGCCATCGACAGTCAACTGGGTGGTTTTGCTGCCTTCAAGGAGGCCTTTACCAAGGCTGCCCTGAGCCGCTTCGGCAGTGGCTGGGCCTGGCTGAGCCTGACCCCGGAGAAGCGTCTGGCGGTGGAAAGCAGCGCCAACCAGGACAGCCCGCTGATGCATGGCAACACGCCGATTCTCGGCCTGGATGTGTGGGAGCACGCTTATTATCTGCGCTACCAGAACCGTCGACCGGAATACATCGGCGCCTTCTACCATGTCATCGACTGGGACGAAGTGGCGCGTCGCTACCGCCAGGCCATGGGTTGA
- a CDS encoding class II fumarate hydratase — translation MATRIERDSMGELEVPSAALYGAQTQRAVNNFPVSGRRMPAAFIRALLLAKAAAARANVELQQVDAAMGDAIVAACQELLAGDYLAHFPVDVFQTGSGTSSNMNANEVIATLASRILSSPVSANDHVNCGQSSNDITPTAIHVSAAIELHERLLPALGHLLKVLCEKSLEVQPYVKTGRTHLMDAMPVRMSQVLDGWGQQIQANIEHLRALQPSLQALAQGGTAVGTGVNAHPRFAESFCLELSALSGITFTPGQNFFALIGSQDTAVALSGQLRTLAVSLMKIANDLRWMNSGPLAGLAEIELEALQPGSSIMPGKVNPVIPEATAMVAAQVMGNDATIAIAGQSGNFELNVMLPLIADNLLGSIDLLANASRLLADRAIASFKVNQAKLREALERNPILVTALNPIIGYLKAAEIAKQAYREGRPIIEVALQHTDLSRQQLEQLLNPERLTEGGL, via the coding sequence ATGGCCACGCGCATCGAGCGCGACAGCATGGGCGAGCTGGAGGTGCCGAGCGCAGCCCTGTACGGCGCGCAGACGCAACGTGCAGTGAACAATTTCCCAGTGTCCGGGCGACGCATGCCGGCGGCCTTCATCCGTGCTCTGCTGCTGGCCAAGGCGGCAGCGGCGCGGGCCAACGTCGAGCTGCAGCAGGTCGATGCGGCCATGGGCGATGCCATAGTCGCGGCCTGTCAGGAACTGCTGGCCGGCGACTACCTCGCGCACTTTCCGGTGGACGTGTTCCAGACCGGCTCCGGCACCAGCTCCAACATGAACGCCAACGAGGTGATCGCCACCCTGGCCAGCCGTATTCTGAGTAGCCCGGTCAGCGCCAATGACCACGTCAATTGCGGCCAGAGCAGCAACGACATCACCCCCACGGCCATCCACGTCAGCGCCGCCATCGAGTTGCACGAGCGCCTGCTGCCGGCCCTGGGCCATCTGCTCAAGGTGCTGTGCGAGAAATCCCTGGAGGTGCAGCCCTACGTCAAGACCGGGCGCACTCATCTGATGGACGCCATGCCGGTACGCATGAGCCAGGTGCTCGATGGTTGGGGCCAGCAGATCCAGGCCAACATCGAGCATCTGCGCGCTCTGCAGCCGAGCCTGCAGGCGCTGGCGCAGGGCGGTACGGCGGTGGGCACCGGGGTCAATGCACACCCGCGCTTCGCCGAGTCGTTCTGCCTGGAGCTGAGCGCTCTGAGTGGCATCACCTTCACCCCTGGGCAGAATTTCTTCGCCTTGATCGGCTCGCAGGACACCGCCGTGGCGTTGTCTGGGCAGCTCAGGACGCTGGCTGTGTCCTTGATGAAGATTGCCAACGATCTGCGCTGGATGAACTCAGGCCCTCTGGCTGGCCTGGCCGAGATCGAGCTGGAGGCCCTGCAGCCGGGCTCGTCGATCATGCCGGGCAAGGTCAATCCGGTGATTCCCGAGGCCACCGCCATGGTCGCCGCGCAGGTGATGGGTAATGACGCCACCATCGCCATCGCCGGGCAGTCCGGCAACTTCGAGCTGAATGTCATGCTGCCGCTGATCGCCGACAACCTGCTGGGCAGCATCGACCTGCTGGCCAATGCCAGCCGTCTGCTGGCCGACCGTGCCATCGCCAGCTTCAAGGTCAACCAGGCCAAGCTCAGGGAGGCGCTGGAGCGCAACCCCATCCTGGTCACGGCGCTGAACCCGATCATCGGTTATCTCAAGGCAGCCGAAATCGCCAAGCAGGCCTACCGAGAGGGGCGGCCGATCATCGAGGTCGCGCTGCAGCACACGGATCTGTCGCGCCAGCAACTGGAGCAGTTGCTGAACCCGGAAAGGCTCACCGAAGGCGGGCTCTGA
- a CDS encoding FagA protein, which produces MFPHHSSSCLDCWHWQGWRIRCALQPDEPRLLDLHQLHGCKLVRSGQLQAWSMWQRLLELLLDSAVDRALPWHWRCLCLDHAWRPLYALDRLAVTRQRQQRLNHLRNRLATLRLQPSLRFDEPAQGHPYE; this is translated from the coding sequence ATGTTCCCTCATCATTCCTCTTCCTGTCTGGATTGCTGGCATTGGCAAGGCTGGCGCATTCGTTGCGCCTTGCAGCCTGACGAGCCGCGTCTGCTCGACCTGCATCAACTCCACGGCTGCAAGCTGGTGCGCAGTGGCCAACTGCAGGCCTGGAGCATGTGGCAGCGCCTGCTCGAACTGCTTCTCGACAGCGCCGTGGATCGGGCCTTGCCCTGGCACTGGCGCTGCCTGTGTCTCGACCATGCCTGGCGGCCGCTCTATGCCCTGGATCGACTGGCCGTCACGCGCCAGCGTCAGCAGCGCCTGAACCATCTCCGCAACCGGCTGGCGACCCTGCGTCTGCAGCCTTCCCTCCGTTTCGATGAACCCGCACAAGGACATCCCTATGAATGA
- the pmbA gene encoding metalloprotease PmbA gives MSDVELIGPQALPALQEQVEAILAEAARQGASACEVAVSAGQGLSTTVRQGEVETVEFNRDQGFGITLYVGQRKGSASTSATGAAAIRETVAAALAIAKHASEDECAGLADAALMARELPELDLYHPWSITPEQAVEQALVCEAAAFAADKRIKNADGTSLNTHQGCRVYGNSHGFIGGYASTRHSLSCVMIAEGEGQMQRDYWYDVNRQGELLADAAGIGQRAAERAVSRLGARPVPTCEVPVLFAAELAGGLFSHLLAAISGGNLYRHSSFLEGALGQRLFPEWLSLDERPHLPRALGSAAFDGDGLATYAKPFVDKGELVSYVLGTYSGRKLGLPSTANSGGVHNLFVSHGDEDQQALIRRMGRGLLVTELMGQGLNLVTGDYSRGAAGFWVENGEIQFPVQEVTIAGNLRDMFRQILAVGSDLERRGNICTGSVLIDKMTVAGS, from the coding sequence ATGAGTGACGTAGAACTGATCGGGCCGCAGGCCTTGCCGGCGCTGCAGGAGCAGGTCGAGGCGATTCTCGCCGAGGCCGCACGCCAGGGCGCCAGTGCCTGCGAGGTGGCCGTGTCGGCTGGCCAGGGGCTGTCCACCACGGTACGCCAGGGCGAGGTGGAAACCGTCGAATTCAATCGTGACCAGGGCTTTGGCATCACCCTGTACGTTGGCCAGCGCAAGGGCTCGGCCAGCACCTCGGCCACTGGCGCGGCGGCCATTCGCGAGACCGTGGCGGCGGCCCTGGCGATTGCCAAGCATGCTTCCGAGGACGAGTGCGCGGGCCTGGCCGATGCCGCCCTGATGGCGCGCGAGTTACCGGAGCTGGATCTCTACCACCCCTGGTCGATCACGCCGGAACAGGCCGTGGAGCAGGCGCTGGTCTGTGAGGCGGCAGCCTTCGCGGCTGACAAACGCATCAAGAATGCCGATGGCACCAGCCTCAACACCCATCAGGGCTGCCGCGTGTACGGCAACAGCCACGGTTTCATCGGCGGTTACGCCAGCACCCGGCACAGCCTGAGCTGCGTGATGATCGCCGAGGGTGAGGGACAGATGCAGCGCGACTACTGGTACGACGTCAATCGCCAGGGTGAGCTGCTGGCCGATGCGGCCGGTATCGGCCAGCGCGCCGCCGAGCGGGCGGTCAGTCGTCTGGGCGCGCGACCGGTGCCGACCTGCGAGGTGCCGGTGCTGTTCGCCGCCGAGCTGGCCGGTGGGTTGTTCAGCCATCTGCTGGCGGCCATTTCCGGCGGCAACCTGTATCGCCATTCTTCCTTCCTCGAAGGGGCGCTAGGCCAGCGTCTGTTCCCCGAGTGGCTGAGCCTCGACGAGCGCCCGCACCTGCCGCGTGCCTTGGGCAGTGCGGCCTTCGACGGCGACGGTCTGGCTACCTACGCCAAGCCCTTCGTGGACAAGGGCGAGCTGGTGTCCTACGTGCTTGGCACCTACTCCGGGCGCAAGCTGGGGCTGCCCAGCACGGCCAACTCCGGTGGCGTGCACAACCTGTTCGTCAGCCATGGCGACGAAGATCAGCAGGCGCTGATCCGCCGCATGGGCCGTGGTTTGCTGGTCACCGAGCTGATGGGGCAGGGCCTGAACCTGGTGACCGGCGACTACTCCCGCGGCGCAGCGGGCTTCTGGGTGGAGAACGGTGAAATCCAGTTCCCGGTGCAGGAGGTGACCATCGCCGGCAACCTGCGTGACATGTTCCGCCAGATCCTCGCGGTCGGCAGCGACCTGGAGCGGCGCGGCAACATCTGCACCGGCTCGGTGCTGATCGACAAGATGACCGTCGCTGGTAGCTGA
- the yjgA gene encoding ribosome biogenesis factor YjgA: MSDSYDDFSLEKSKSQVKRELHALQDLGERLTTLKPDLLAKLPLTDALRRALAEAPKHTANAARKRHIQFIGKLMREQDVEAILALIDQVDSSTREYNERFHALERWRDRLIGEGDSALESFVELYPEADIQHLRGLVRHAQHEAARNKPPAAARKVFKYIRELDEIQRGLR, from the coding sequence ATGTCTGATTCCTACGACGACTTCTCCCTGGAGAAAAGCAAATCCCAGGTCAAGCGCGAGCTGCATGCTCTGCAGGATCTCGGTGAACGTTTGACCACCCTCAAGCCGGATCTGCTGGCCAAGCTGCCACTGACCGACGCCCTGCGTCGCGCCCTGGCCGAAGCCCCCAAACATACGGCCAACGCCGCACGCAAACGTCACATCCAGTTCATCGGCAAGCTGATGCGTGAACAGGATGTCGAGGCGATTCTCGCCCTGATCGACCAGGTGGACAGCTCCACCCGTGAATACAACGAGCGCTTCCATGCCCTCGAACGCTGGCGCGACCGCCTGATCGGCGAAGGCGACAGCGCCCTGGAAAGCTTCGTCGAACTCTACCCCGAGGCCGACATCCAGCACCTGCGTGGGCTGGTTCGTCATGCCCAGCACGAAGCGGCGCGCAACAAACCACCAGCCGCCGCGCGCAAGGTGTTCAAGTACATCCGCGAGCTTGACGAGATTCAGCGCGGTTTGCGCTAA
- the tldD gene encoding metalloprotease TldD, translated as MNTMLQSVSEHLLAPGNLTLDSLASVLGEVAGPGIDAADLYFQSQVSETWVLEDGIVKEGSFNLDQGVGVRAQSGEKTGFAYSNAISLDALNQAARAARSISRAGQQGRVQAFVSPQVSQLYGEDNPLDVLSRAEKVELLQRIDRATRVLDPRIKQVTVSLAGVWDRILVAAHDGSLSADIRPLVRFNVSVIVEQNGRRERGGHGGGGRTDYRFFLAEDRAMGYAREALRQALVNLEAIAAPAGSMPVVMGAGWSGVLLHEAVGHGLEGDFNRKGSSAYSGKIGQKVASSLCTIVDDGTLAERRGSLSVDDEGTPTQCTTLIENGVLKGYMQDKLNARLMGAAATGNGRRESYAHLPMPRMTNTYMLAGESDPEEIIRSVKKGIYCANLGGGQVDITSGKFVFSTSEAYLIEDGRITAPVKGATLIGNGPEAMSRVSMVGNDLALDSGVGTCGKDGQSVPVGVGQPTLKIDAITVGGTGA; from the coding sequence ATGAATACCATGTTGCAATCCGTCAGCGAGCACCTGCTCGCCCCCGGCAATCTCACGCTCGACAGCCTCGCCAGCGTGCTCGGCGAGGTCGCTGGGCCGGGAATCGATGCCGCCGATCTGTACTTCCAGAGCCAGGTCTCGGAAACCTGGGTGCTGGAGGATGGCATCGTCAAGGAAGGCAGTTTCAACCTCGACCAGGGCGTTGGCGTACGCGCCCAGTCCGGTGAGAAGACCGGCTTCGCCTACAGCAATGCCATCAGCCTCGATGCGCTGAACCAGGCGGCCCGCGCTGCGCGTTCGATCTCCCGCGCCGGCCAGCAGGGCCGCGTGCAGGCCTTCGTCAGCCCGCAGGTGAGCCAGCTTTACGGCGAGGACAATCCGCTGGATGTGCTGAGCCGCGCGGAGAAGGTGGAGTTGCTGCAGCGTATCGACCGCGCCACGCGGGTGCTGGATCCGCGCATCAAACAGGTGACGGTGAGCCTGGCCGGGGTCTGGGATCGCATTCTGGTGGCTGCCCATGACGGCAGCCTGAGTGCCGACATCCGCCCGCTGGTGCGCTTCAACGTCAGCGTCATCGTCGAACAGAACGGCCGTCGCGAGCGCGGCGGTCATGGTGGTGGTGGGCGTACCGACTACCGTTTCTTCCTCGCAGAAGACCGTGCCATGGGCTATGCCCGCGAGGCGCTGCGCCAGGCACTGGTCAACCTCGAAGCCATCGCCGCGCCGGCCGGCAGCATGCCGGTGGTGATGGGCGCTGGCTGGTCCGGCGTGCTGCTGCACGAAGCGGTTGGCCATGGTCTGGAGGGGGATTTCAACCGTAAGGGCAGTTCGGCCTATAGCGGCAAGATTGGGCAGAAGGTGGCGTCGAGCCTGTGCACCATCGTCGACGATGGCACCCTGGCCGAGCGTCGTGGCTCGCTCAGCGTCGATGACGAAGGCACGCCGACCCAGTGCACCACGCTGATCGAGAACGGCGTGCTCAAGGGTTACATGCAGGACAAGCTCAATGCCCGCCTGATGGGCGCGGCCGCCACTGGCAATGGCCGCCGCGAGTCCTACGCGCACCTGCCGATGCCGCGCATGACCAACACCTACATGCTGGCCGGCGAGAGCGACCCGGAAGAAATCATCCGTTCGGTGAAGAAGGGCATCTACTGCGCCAATCTCGGCGGCGGCCAGGTGGACATCACCAGCGGCAAGTTCGTCTTCTCCACCAGCGAGGCCTACCTGATCGAGGACGGCAGGATCACCGCGCCGGTCAAGGGCGCCACCCTGATCGGCAACGGCCCGGAGGCCATGAGCCGGGTGTCCATGGTCGGCAACGACCTGGCTCTGGACAGCGGCGTCGGCACCTGTGGCAAGGACGGCCAGTCGGTGCCGGTGGGCGTCGGCCAACCGACCCTGAAGATCGACGCGATAACGGTCGGTGGAACGGGCGCATGA
- a CDS encoding carbon-nitrogen hydrolase family protein, protein MNLAVIQMVSQDDVQTNLRLARRMLERAAQGGARLAVLPENFAAMGRRDLAAIGRAEALGEGPILPWLKRAARDLSLWIVAGTLPLPPDDDAEGKPRACSLLIDEQGERAARYDKLHLFDVDVADNRGRYRESDDFAHGQHVVVADTPVGRLGLSVCYDLRFPELFVLLREAGAELISVPAAFTAVTGAAHWQVLTRARAIETQCYVLAAGQGGEHPGARLTFGHSAIIDPWGKVLVEQDQGEGALLGARDAAEQAAIRQRMPVQQHRRFDLSDVPASVVELP, encoded by the coding sequence ATGAACCTCGCCGTGATCCAGATGGTCAGCCAGGACGACGTGCAAACCAACCTGCGCCTGGCGCGGCGCATGTTGGAGCGTGCCGCACAGGGCGGGGCGCGCCTCGCCGTACTGCCGGAGAACTTCGCCGCCATGGGCCGCCGTGACCTGGCCGCCATCGGCCGTGCCGAGGCCTTGGGCGAGGGGCCGATCCTGCCCTGGTTGAAACGCGCCGCCCGTGACCTCAGCTTATGGATAGTGGCCGGCACCTTGCCGTTGCCGCCGGACGATGATGCCGAAGGCAAGCCGCGCGCCTGTTCGCTGCTGATCGACGAGCAGGGCGAGCGTGCGGCCCGCTATGACAAGCTGCACCTGTTCGATGTCGACGTGGCCGATAACCGTGGCCGTTACCGTGAATCGGACGATTTCGCCCATGGCCAGCATGTGGTGGTGGCGGATACTCCGGTGGGGCGCCTGGGCCTGAGCGTGTGTTACGACCTGCGCTTCCCCGAGCTGTTCGTGCTGCTGCGCGAAGCCGGTGCCGAGCTGATCAGCGTGCCAGCGGCCTTCACCGCCGTTACCGGCGCCGCGCACTGGCAGGTGCTGACTCGTGCTCGCGCCATCGAGACCCAGTGTTATGTGCTGGCGGCCGGGCAGGGTGGCGAGCACCCGGGAGCGCGCCTGACCTTCGGCCATTCGGCGATCATCGATCCCTGGGGTAAGGTGTTGGTTGAACAGGATCAGGGCGAGGGCGCCTTGCTGGGGGCCCGTGATGCCGCCGAACAGGCGGCCATTCGTCAACGCATGCCGGTGCAGCAGCACCGCCGATTTGATTTGTCGGACGTTCCCGCGTCCGTTGTGGAGTTACCATGA